The following are encoded together in the Pygocentrus nattereri isolate fPygNat1 chromosome 3, fPygNat1.pri, whole genome shotgun sequence genome:
- the slc12a7b gene encoding solute carrier family 12 member 7 isoform X6 produces MEQGESSRRQGDGNPKESSPFINNTDNDKGTLYDGKNMALFEEEMDSNPMVSSLLSKLANYTNLTQGVREHEEADEEEGAKKKTVKSPQMGTFIGVYLPCLQNILGVILFLRMTWIVGTAGILEAFIIVAMCCSCTMLTAISMSAIATNGVVPAGGSYYMISRSLGPEFGGAVGLCFYLGTTFAGAMYILGTIEILLTYIVPSAAIFKAEDKADEAEAMLNNMRVYGTCCLTLMALVVFVGVKYVNKLALVFLACVVLSILAIYAGVIKTIFEPPDFPVCLLGNRTLKNHGFDKCLKTDIIDNVTVTTKLWSLFCQSSDLNSTCDEYFNLNNVTEVQGIPGLTSGVISENMWSSYGPSDMLVEKNMASVAASDPTLDLNLPYVVNDIATFFTLLVGIYFPSVTGIMAGSNRSGDLRDAQRSIPIGTILAIATTTIIYLSCVVLFGACIEGVVLRDKFGDSVKRNLVIGTLSWPSPWVIVIGSFFSCCGAGLQSLTGAPRLLQAIARDGIVPFLEVFGHGKANGEPTWALLLTAMICETGILIASLDAVAPILSMFFLMCYLFVNLACALQTLLRTPNWRPRFKYYHWALSFLGMSLCLALMFISSWYYALVAMLIASCIYKYIEYRGAEKEWGDGIRGLSLNAARYALIRLEEAPPHTKNWRPQLLVLLNLDSELRVKHPRLLNFTTQLKAGKGLTIVGSVLKGTYLAKETEAKKAEQNIKTAMSAEKTKGFCHVVVSSNLRDGISHLIQSAGLGGMKHNTVLMAWPGTWKQSNDPLSWKNFIETVRETTAAHQALLVAKNVDNFPQQERLGEGTIDVWWIVHDGGMLMLLPFLLRQHKVWRKCKMRIFTVAQMDDNSIQMKKDLQMFLYHLRLDAEVEVVEMHDSDISAFTYEKTLVMEQRSQMLKQMQLSRTEREREIQSITDESRSSIRRKNQTGAQCSGVSNQCAPLEDEKDNEAQLIHDKNTASHAALNDKPDATPERVHMTWTKEKLFTERNRNREPNASMGVRDLFNMKPEWESLNQSNVRRMHTAVKLNEVVVNKSQGAQLVLLNMPGPPKSQGGDENYMEFLEVLLEGLNRVLLVRGGGREVITIYS; encoded by the exons ATGGAGCAGGGAGAGAGCTCCCGCCGGCAGG GTGATGGAAACCCAAAAGAAAGCAGTCCTTTCATCAACAACACAGATAATGATAAAGGAACCCTATATGATGGGAAAAACATGGCACTATTTGAG GAAGAAATGGATAGCAACCCCATGGTGTCGTCACTACTCAGCAAACTGGCCAACTACACCAACCTTACACAGGGGGTTCGGGAGCATGAAGAGGCAGATGAGGAGGAGGGGGcgaaaaagaaaactgtcaaa AGTCCACAGATGGGGACGTTCATCGGCGTCTACCTGCCCTGCTTGCAGAATATCCTGGGGGTCATCCTGTTTCTACGTATGACTTGGATTGTAGGCACTGCAGGCATCCTGGAGGCCTTTATCATTGTAGCTATGTGCTGCTCTTGT ACAATGCTTACAGCCATATCTATGAGTGCCATTGCTACAAATGGAGTGGTCCCAG CTGGCGGATCTTACTACATGATCTCCCGGTCGCTGGGTCCAGAGTTTGGAGGGGCTGTAGGACTGTGCTTCTATTTGGGCACCACATTTGCTGGAGCCATGTACATTCTTGGCACTATTGAGATTCTCTTG ACCTACATAGTGCCCAGTGCTGCCATCTTTAAGGCGGAGGACAAAGCTGATGAGGCGGAGGCCATGCTGAATAACATGCGAGTGTATGGCACCTGCTGTCTGACCCTGATGGCACTAGTGGTGTTTGTGGGGGTGAAGTACGTGAATAAGCTGGCGCTGGTCTTCTTGGCTTGTGTCGTGCTCTCCATTCTGGCCATCTATGCTGGCGTCATCAAGACCATCTTCGAACCACCAGACTTTCC GGTCTGCTTGTTGGGCAACCGCACCCTCAAGAATCATGGCTTTGACAAGTGCTTAAAGACAGATATTATTGACAATGTGACAGTGACCACAAAGCTGTGGTCTCTGTTCTGCCAGTCCTCCGATCTCAACTCTACCTGCGATGAGTACTTTAACCTCAACAATGTCACGGAGGTCCAGGGCATTCCTGGTCTCACCAGCGGAGTCATTTCAG AGAATATGTGGTCAAGTTATGGCCCTTCTGACATGCTGGTGGAGAAGAACATGGCATCAGTGGCAGCTTCTGACCCCACACTAGACCTTAACCTGCCCTATGTAGTCAACGACATTGCCACTTTCTTCACACTGCTAGTTGGGATCTATTTCCCTTCGGTTACCG GTATCATGGCTGGATCCAACCGGTCCGGAGATTTAAGAGATGCCCAGAGGTCTATTCCAATAGGAACCATTCTTGCCATAGCAACTACTACCATCATCT ACCTCTCCTGTGTGGTGCTGTTTGGCGCTTGCATTGAGGGAGTGGTTCTCCGAGACAA GTTTGGAGACTCGGTCAAAAGAAACTTGGTGATTGGTACTCTGTCGTGGCCCTCCCCCTGGGTGATTGTGATTGGCTCTTTCTTTTCCTGCTGTGGGGCAGGTCTGCAGAGTCTCACTGGTGCCCCCCGGCTGCTCCAAGCCATCGCCCGAGATGGCATTGTGCCTTTCTTAGAG GTGTTTGGCCATGGCAAAGCAAATGGGGAGCCCACCTGGGCCCTACTGCTCACTGCGATGATCTGTGAGACGGGCATTCTCATTGCCTCGCTGGATGCTGTGGCCCCTATCCTCTCCAT GTTCTTCTTGATGTGTTACCTGTTTGTGAACCTGGCTTGTGCTCTCCAGACTCTCCTGCGCACACCTAACTGGAGACCTCGCTTTAAGTACTACCACTG GGCGCTGTCTTTCCTGGGCATGAGCCTGTGTCTGGCCTTGATGTTCATCTCTTCCTGGTATTATGCCTTGGTAGCTATGCTTATTGCTAGCTGTATCTACAAATACATCGAATACAGAGG gGCTGAGAAAGAATGGGGTGATGGCATTCGTGGACTGTCCCTCAATGCAGCTCGCTATGCGCTTATTCGACTGGAGGAAGCGCCACCACATACCAAAAACTGGAG GCCTCAGCTACTGGTGCTGCTGAACCTGGACTCGGAGCTGCGAGTGAAGCACCCTCGTCTCCTCAACTTCACCACACAGCTTAAAGCAGGCAAGGGCCTCACCATTGTGGGATCAGTGCTCAAGGGTACCTACCTCGCCAAAGAGACTGAGGCCAAGAAAGCCGAGCAG AACATTAAGACGGCCATGAGTGCAGAAAAGACGAAGGGATTCTGCCACGTCGTGGTGTCATCCAACCTGCGGGACGGCATTTCGCACCTGATCCAGTCAGCTGGTCTTGGGGGGATGAAGCACAACACTGTGCTGATGGCATGGCCCGGCACATGGAAACAGTCCAATGACCCTCTCTCATGGAAAAACTTTATAG AGACTGTGCGAGAGACCACAGCTGCCCACCAGGCGTTGCTGGTGGCTAAAAATGTGGACAACTTCCCTCAGCAGGAGAGACTTGGAGAGGGCACCATAGATGTATGGTGGATTGTCCATGATGGAGGAATGCTCATGCTGCTGCCCTTCCTGCTCCGCCAGCACAAG GTGTGGAGGAAATGTAAGATGCGTATCTTCACTGTAGCTCAGATGGATGACAACAGCATTCAGATGAAGAAAGACTTGCAGATGTTCCTGTATCATCTTCGGCTGGACGCTGAGGTTGAGGTTGTGGAAATG CATGATAGTGATATATCAGCTTTCACCTATGAGAAGACCCTGGTCATGGAGCAGCGCTCACAGATGCTGAAACAGATGCAGCTCTCCAGGACTgagcgggagagagag ATTCAGAGCATCACTGACGAATCTCGTAGCTCCATTCGGAGGAAGAACCAAACTGGAGCCCAGTGCTCAGGCGTGAGTAACCAGTGTGCTCCACTGGAGGACGAAAAGGACAATGAG GCGCAGCTCATTCATGACAAGAACACCGCATCCCATGCAGCTTTGAACGACAAGCCCGATGCCACTCCTGAGCGGGTCCATATGACCTGGACCAAAGAGAAGTTATTCACCGAGCGCAATCGCAATCGAGAGCCAAATGCCAGCATGGGTGTACGGGACCTTTTCAACATGAAGCC AGAGTGGGAGAGTCT
- the slc12a7b gene encoding solute carrier family 12 member 7 isoform X3 — protein MPTNFTVVPVGDGRKSSQEDSDDSNVLREEDEEAPGDGNPKESSPFINNTDNDKGTLYDGKNMALFEEEMDSNPMVSSLLSKLANYTNLTQGVREHEEADEEEGAKKKTVKSPQMGTFIGVYLPCLQNILGVILFLRMTWIVGTAGILEAFIIVAMCCSCTMLTAISMSAIATNGVVPAGGSYYMISRSLGPEFGGAVGLCFYLGTTFAGAMYILGTIEILLTYIVPSAAIFKAEDKADEAEAMLNNMRVYGTCCLTLMALVVFVGVKYVNKLALVFLACVVLSILAIYAGVIKTIFEPPDFPVCLLGNRTLKNHGFDKCLKTDIIDNVTVTTKLWSLFCQSSDLNSTCDEYFNLNNVTEVQGIPGLTSGVISENMWSSYGPSDMLVEKNMASVAASDPTLDLNLPYVVNDIATFFTLLVGIYFPSVTGIMAGSNRSGDLRDAQRSIPIGTILAIATTTIIYLSCVVLFGACIEGVVLRDKFGDSVKRNLVIGTLSWPSPWVIVIGSFFSCCGAGLQSLTGAPRLLQAIARDGIVPFLEVFGHGKANGEPTWALLLTAMICETGILIASLDAVAPILSMFFLMCYLFVNLACALQTLLRTPNWRPRFKYYHWALSFLGMSLCLALMFISSWYYALVAMLIASCIYKYIEYRGAEKEWGDGIRGLSLNAARYALIRLEEAPPHTKNWRPQLLVLLNLDSELRVKHPRLLNFTTQLKAGKGLTIVGSVLKGTYLAKETEAKKAEQNIKTAMSAEKTKGFCHVVVSSNLRDGISHLIQSAGLGGMKHNTVLMAWPGTWKQSNDPLSWKNFIETVRETTAAHQALLVAKNVDNFPQQERLGEGTIDVWWIVHDGGMLMLLPFLLRQHKVWRKCKMRIFTVAQMDDNSIQMKKDLQMFLYHLRLDAEVEVVEMHDSDISAFTYEKTLVMEQRSQMLKQMQLSRTEREREIQSITDESRSSIRRKNQTGAQCSGVSNQCAPLEDEKDNEAQLIHDKNTASHAALNDKPDATPERVHMTWTKEKLFTERNRNREPNASMGVRDLFNMKPEWESLNQSNVRRMHTAVKLNEVVVNKSQGAQLVLLNMPGPPKSQGGDENYMEFLEVLLEGLNRVLLVRGGGREVITIYS, from the exons ATGCCCACGAACTTCACAGTGGTCCCCGTGGGTGATGGCAGGAAGTCGTCCCAAGAAGACAGCGATGACAGCAACGTCTTGAGGGAGGAGGACGAAGAAGCACCAG GTGATGGAAACCCAAAAGAAAGCAGTCCTTTCATCAACAACACAGATAATGATAAAGGAACCCTATATGATGGGAAAAACATGGCACTATTTGAG GAAGAAATGGATAGCAACCCCATGGTGTCGTCACTACTCAGCAAACTGGCCAACTACACCAACCTTACACAGGGGGTTCGGGAGCATGAAGAGGCAGATGAGGAGGAGGGGGcgaaaaagaaaactgtcaaa AGTCCACAGATGGGGACGTTCATCGGCGTCTACCTGCCCTGCTTGCAGAATATCCTGGGGGTCATCCTGTTTCTACGTATGACTTGGATTGTAGGCACTGCAGGCATCCTGGAGGCCTTTATCATTGTAGCTATGTGCTGCTCTTGT ACAATGCTTACAGCCATATCTATGAGTGCCATTGCTACAAATGGAGTGGTCCCAG CTGGCGGATCTTACTACATGATCTCCCGGTCGCTGGGTCCAGAGTTTGGAGGGGCTGTAGGACTGTGCTTCTATTTGGGCACCACATTTGCTGGAGCCATGTACATTCTTGGCACTATTGAGATTCTCTTG ACCTACATAGTGCCCAGTGCTGCCATCTTTAAGGCGGAGGACAAAGCTGATGAGGCGGAGGCCATGCTGAATAACATGCGAGTGTATGGCACCTGCTGTCTGACCCTGATGGCACTAGTGGTGTTTGTGGGGGTGAAGTACGTGAATAAGCTGGCGCTGGTCTTCTTGGCTTGTGTCGTGCTCTCCATTCTGGCCATCTATGCTGGCGTCATCAAGACCATCTTCGAACCACCAGACTTTCC GGTCTGCTTGTTGGGCAACCGCACCCTCAAGAATCATGGCTTTGACAAGTGCTTAAAGACAGATATTATTGACAATGTGACAGTGACCACAAAGCTGTGGTCTCTGTTCTGCCAGTCCTCCGATCTCAACTCTACCTGCGATGAGTACTTTAACCTCAACAATGTCACGGAGGTCCAGGGCATTCCTGGTCTCACCAGCGGAGTCATTTCAG AGAATATGTGGTCAAGTTATGGCCCTTCTGACATGCTGGTGGAGAAGAACATGGCATCAGTGGCAGCTTCTGACCCCACACTAGACCTTAACCTGCCCTATGTAGTCAACGACATTGCCACTTTCTTCACACTGCTAGTTGGGATCTATTTCCCTTCGGTTACCG GTATCATGGCTGGATCCAACCGGTCCGGAGATTTAAGAGATGCCCAGAGGTCTATTCCAATAGGAACCATTCTTGCCATAGCAACTACTACCATCATCT ACCTCTCCTGTGTGGTGCTGTTTGGCGCTTGCATTGAGGGAGTGGTTCTCCGAGACAA GTTTGGAGACTCGGTCAAAAGAAACTTGGTGATTGGTACTCTGTCGTGGCCCTCCCCCTGGGTGATTGTGATTGGCTCTTTCTTTTCCTGCTGTGGGGCAGGTCTGCAGAGTCTCACTGGTGCCCCCCGGCTGCTCCAAGCCATCGCCCGAGATGGCATTGTGCCTTTCTTAGAG GTGTTTGGCCATGGCAAAGCAAATGGGGAGCCCACCTGGGCCCTACTGCTCACTGCGATGATCTGTGAGACGGGCATTCTCATTGCCTCGCTGGATGCTGTGGCCCCTATCCTCTCCAT GTTCTTCTTGATGTGTTACCTGTTTGTGAACCTGGCTTGTGCTCTCCAGACTCTCCTGCGCACACCTAACTGGAGACCTCGCTTTAAGTACTACCACTG GGCGCTGTCTTTCCTGGGCATGAGCCTGTGTCTGGCCTTGATGTTCATCTCTTCCTGGTATTATGCCTTGGTAGCTATGCTTATTGCTAGCTGTATCTACAAATACATCGAATACAGAGG gGCTGAGAAAGAATGGGGTGATGGCATTCGTGGACTGTCCCTCAATGCAGCTCGCTATGCGCTTATTCGACTGGAGGAAGCGCCACCACATACCAAAAACTGGAG GCCTCAGCTACTGGTGCTGCTGAACCTGGACTCGGAGCTGCGAGTGAAGCACCCTCGTCTCCTCAACTTCACCACACAGCTTAAAGCAGGCAAGGGCCTCACCATTGTGGGATCAGTGCTCAAGGGTACCTACCTCGCCAAAGAGACTGAGGCCAAGAAAGCCGAGCAG AACATTAAGACGGCCATGAGTGCAGAAAAGACGAAGGGATTCTGCCACGTCGTGGTGTCATCCAACCTGCGGGACGGCATTTCGCACCTGATCCAGTCAGCTGGTCTTGGGGGGATGAAGCACAACACTGTGCTGATGGCATGGCCCGGCACATGGAAACAGTCCAATGACCCTCTCTCATGGAAAAACTTTATAG AGACTGTGCGAGAGACCACAGCTGCCCACCAGGCGTTGCTGGTGGCTAAAAATGTGGACAACTTCCCTCAGCAGGAGAGACTTGGAGAGGGCACCATAGATGTATGGTGGATTGTCCATGATGGAGGAATGCTCATGCTGCTGCCCTTCCTGCTCCGCCAGCACAAG GTGTGGAGGAAATGTAAGATGCGTATCTTCACTGTAGCTCAGATGGATGACAACAGCATTCAGATGAAGAAAGACTTGCAGATGTTCCTGTATCATCTTCGGCTGGACGCTGAGGTTGAGGTTGTGGAAATG CATGATAGTGATATATCAGCTTTCACCTATGAGAAGACCCTGGTCATGGAGCAGCGCTCACAGATGCTGAAACAGATGCAGCTCTCCAGGACTgagcgggagagagag ATTCAGAGCATCACTGACGAATCTCGTAGCTCCATTCGGAGGAAGAACCAAACTGGAGCCCAGTGCTCAGGCGTGAGTAACCAGTGTGCTCCACTGGAGGACGAAAAGGACAATGAG GCGCAGCTCATTCATGACAAGAACACCGCATCCCATGCAGCTTTGAACGACAAGCCCGATGCCACTCCTGAGCGGGTCCATATGACCTGGACCAAAGAGAAGTTATTCACCGAGCGCAATCGCAATCGAGAGCCAAATGCCAGCATGGGTGTACGGGACCTTTTCAACATGAAGCC AGAGTGGGAGAGTCT